A single region of the Acinetobacter sp. WCHA45 genome encodes:
- a CDS encoding multidrug effflux MFS transporter, which produces MQVEQSNQRQYSTAWILLLALLTALGPLSIDMYLPALPQMANEFGVSTQMIANTLPAYFLGLAIGQLIYGPVSDRIGRKPPLYFGLSLYVIASLACAFTINEWALIAARIFQALGGCVGVVIARAAIRDRLDMQGSAQAFSSMMIVMGLAPILAPMFGAWILTFSPWQAIFLTLAMIGVICWLCIHFFFKESLAIERRLKLSTYQVTTLYAAILKDDSFRLPMFAGCLTGAALFCYISSASAVFMGQYGLSQQQFSYAFAFNAAGIMLMSSINKHLNTRMGIFQRLRLGGSIQCFGAVVVISAGLMANAPLWLLMSGLFLVVSGIGLTGPNAMALAMSKQGARAGTASAIMGSMQFACGLLGGVILNFLLWKASLNMGIMMLMFTSAGLFAILKVGKQLQNSTSA; this is translated from the coding sequence ATGCAGGTAGAACAATCGAATCAGCGTCAGTATTCAACAGCATGGATTTTGTTACTTGCTTTGTTGACAGCACTCGGTCCATTGTCAATTGATATGTATTTACCCGCATTACCCCAAATGGCAAATGAGTTTGGGGTAAGTACCCAAATGATTGCAAATACATTACCTGCTTACTTTTTGGGTTTAGCCATAGGTCAATTAATTTATGGACCTGTGAGTGATCGTATTGGGCGCAAGCCTCCCTTATATTTTGGGCTTAGCCTTTATGTGATTGCAAGTTTGGCTTGTGCGTTTACGATAAATGAATGGGCTTTGATTGCTGCACGAATTTTTCAGGCTTTAGGTGGTTGTGTTGGTGTTGTAATTGCGAGAGCAGCTATACGTGATCGCTTAGACATGCAAGGTTCAGCTCAAGCCTTTTCAAGCATGATGATCGTAATGGGGCTTGCGCCTATTCTAGCCCCGATGTTTGGTGCATGGATTCTGACTTTTTCCCCATGGCAGGCTATTTTTTTGACGCTAGCAATGATTGGCGTGATCTGCTGGTTGTGTATACATTTCTTCTTTAAAGAATCATTAGCTATTGAACGCCGTTTAAAATTATCAACTTATCAAGTCACTACACTTTATGCTGCAATTCTAAAAGATGACAGCTTCAGATTGCCAATGTTTGCAGGTTGTTTAACTGGCGCAGCATTATTTTGTTATATCAGCTCTGCTTCAGCCGTTTTTATGGGTCAGTACGGACTGTCTCAGCAGCAGTTTTCTTATGCATTTGCATTTAATGCAGCTGGAATTATGTTGATGTCCTCAATCAATAAGCACTTAAATACTCGAATGGGTATTTTTCAGCGGTTACGATTGGGTGGGTCGATTCAATGCTTTGGAGCAGTTGTTGTCATCAGTGCGGGGTTGATGGCGAATGCACCATTGTGGTTATTAATGTCTGGTCTTTTTTTAGTTGTGTCTGGTATTGGATTAACTGGTCCTAATGCAATGGCTTTGGCGATGTCTAAGCAGGGTGCACGTGCTGGGACTGCGAGTGCGATTATGGGAAGTATGCAGTTTGCATGTGGTTTATTAGGTGGTGTGATTTTAAATTTTTTGTTATGGAAAGCGAGCCTCAATATGGGCATTATGATGTTGATGTTTACTAGCGCAGGTTTGTTTGCAATTTTAAAAGTTGGAAAACAGCTACAAAACAGTACCTCTGCGTAG
- a CDS encoding PepSY domain-containing protein — protein MSKKVFFQIHWFLGITAGLILSLMGVTGAIYSYEQQILKWLNQDSYVVEAAQTPKLSPAQLYQHFNQQQPEIEINSITIAADPTASSTVNIKKEGARRGYNMMVNPYTAEVLPDIKGRDTLQFIQRLHRNLTVGEFGAQITGASTLMLIFFVLSGIYLRFPKKHSIKQWLFIKPKLKGRNFIWDLHAVVGTWVIVFYLLFACTGLYWSYDWWRAGMFKVMGVEQPQRNQQNNEHGKDKQPKLTNAQLNTILTQTWTGVNAQIGREYSSLTLNIPKNADAKVELSFVDAIPQHERARNQAIYNYQDNKFEKFELYEDKKLNEKIMSSMLPVHRGSFFGSTYQFIAMLASLAMPLFFVTGWMLYLKRRKQKKLTQAARQSLNAQQVDPNAKPWLITYATQTGVAEQLAWRTATSLQEAQQPTMVKPIQQLTEQDLQQASQVLFVISTYGTGEAPDLATSFSKKLMQQKLELAHMQYAVLALGSREYPDSYCSFGYAVDAWLKQCKAQPLFDLIEVDNANSNDIQRWNQALSVVTKHELHAMNIEKVFDQWTLAERTLLNPNSLGQAAYNIELRSVSDITWHAGDIAEIQPANCLTDIQDFLIKYQIPTHSVVESLNQEIEQLLWNRNLRVEIQPFSTLEDLLEQLPTLPTREYSIASIPSQQLLRLVVRQKRDEQNQLGLGSGWLTEFSPLQHSIALRIRTNESFHLIDDNRPIICIGNGTGIAGLMSLLQQRNRQNYTANWLIFGERQREHDFFYQETIQAWLNMGSLQRLDLAFSRDQEQRIYVQDILRSNADELITWIDQGAVIYVCGSIEGMASGVDQALTDILSEEKLDELRQAGRYRRDVY, from the coding sequence ATGTCTAAAAAAGTCTTCTTCCAAATCCATTGGTTTTTAGGGATTACTGCAGGGCTTATACTTTCTTTAATGGGAGTAACCGGTGCAATTTATTCTTATGAACAGCAAATTTTAAAATGGCTCAACCAAGATAGCTATGTCGTTGAGGCTGCTCAAACACCAAAACTTAGCCCTGCCCAGTTATACCAACATTTCAATCAGCAACAACCCGAAATTGAAATTAACAGCATTACTATTGCTGCCGACCCAACAGCATCTTCTACCGTCAATATTAAAAAAGAAGGTGCGCGTCGTGGTTATAACATGATGGTCAATCCATATACAGCCGAAGTCTTACCTGACATTAAAGGTCGTGATACCTTACAATTTATTCAGCGTTTACATCGCAATTTAACCGTTGGAGAATTTGGAGCGCAAATCACAGGTGCTTCTACGCTGATGCTGATTTTCTTTGTATTGAGTGGCATCTATCTACGCTTTCCAAAGAAACATAGTATTAAACAATGGTTGTTTATTAAGCCAAAACTAAAAGGTCGTAATTTTATTTGGGACCTACATGCAGTGGTGGGAACTTGGGTCATTGTGTTTTATCTACTGTTTGCTTGCACTGGCTTATATTGGTCTTATGACTGGTGGCGTGCAGGTATGTTCAAGGTCATGGGCGTTGAACAGCCACAACGTAATCAACAAAATAATGAACATGGCAAAGATAAACAACCTAAGCTGACAAACGCACAGCTTAATACTATCTTGACGCAAACATGGACTGGGGTAAATGCCCAGATTGGTCGTGAATACTCAAGTTTAACCCTGAATATTCCCAAAAATGCGGATGCCAAAGTTGAACTCTCTTTTGTCGATGCCATTCCTCAACATGAACGTGCACGTAACCAAGCGATTTATAACTATCAAGACAATAAATTTGAAAAATTTGAACTGTATGAAGACAAGAAGCTCAATGAAAAAATCATGAGCAGCATGCTGCCTGTGCATCGCGGCAGCTTCTTTGGTTCGACTTATCAATTTATTGCCATGCTGGCATCATTGGCTATGCCTCTGTTCTTTGTAACGGGTTGGATGTTGTATCTAAAACGTCGCAAGCAGAAAAAGCTGACCCAAGCGGCACGTCAATCACTCAACGCACAGCAGGTTGATCCAAATGCCAAGCCTTGGCTGATCACTTATGCGACGCAAACAGGTGTGGCTGAACAACTAGCATGGCGTACTGCGACTAGCTTGCAGGAAGCACAACAGCCAACGATGGTTAAACCGATTCAGCAACTGACTGAACAAGACTTACAACAAGCATCACAGGTTTTATTTGTAATCAGCACATATGGCACAGGTGAAGCACCTGATCTTGCAACAAGTTTTAGCAAAAAACTGATGCAACAAAAGCTAGAGTTAGCTCATATGCAATACGCAGTGCTTGCATTAGGATCAAGAGAATATCCTGACAGCTATTGCAGCTTTGGTTATGCCGTTGATGCATGGTTAAAACAATGCAAGGCACAACCATTATTTGACTTGATCGAAGTAGATAATGCCAATAGCAATGATATTCAACGCTGGAATCAAGCGCTTTCGGTGGTGACTAAGCATGAACTACATGCCATGAATATAGAGAAAGTGTTTGACCAGTGGACTCTCGCTGAACGCACATTGCTCAACCCTAATAGCTTAGGACAAGCAGCCTATAATATTGAACTTCGTTCCGTTTCTGATATAACTTGGCATGCTGGCGATATTGCAGAAATTCAGCCTGCCAATTGCTTAACCGACATTCAGGATTTCTTAATCAAGTATCAGATTCCAACACACAGTGTCGTTGAATCATTGAACCAAGAGATTGAACAGCTCCTGTGGAATAGAAACCTACGAGTTGAGATTCAGCCATTTAGTACACTTGAAGATTTACTTGAACAACTACCCACCCTACCTACACGTGAATATTCGATTGCCAGTATTCCTTCGCAACAACTCCTAAGATTGGTGGTTCGTCAAAAACGTGATGAACAGAATCAACTTGGTCTTGGTTCAGGTTGGCTCACTGAATTTTCACCATTGCAACATAGCATTGCCCTGCGTATTCGGACCAATGAGTCCTTCCATCTGATTGACGATAACCGTCCAATTATCTGTATTGGTAATGGCACAGGCATTGCAGGCTTGATGAGTTTATTACAGCAACGTAATCGACAAAACTATACAGCCAATTGGCTGATCTTCGGTGAACGTCAACGCGAACATGATTTTTTTTATCAAGAAACCATTCAAGCGTGGTTGAATATGGGAAGCTTGCAACGTTTGGACCTCGCCTTCTCTCGTGATCAGGAACAACGCATCTATGTACAAGATATTTTGCGAAGCAATGCTGATGAACTGATCACATGGATTGATCAAGGTGCGGTGATTTATGTCTGCGGTAGTATCGAAGGCATGGCTTCAGGAGTCGATCAAGCATTGACAGATATTCTCAGCGAAGAAAAACTAGATGAATTAAGACAAGCTGGACGTTATCGTCGAGACGTTTATTAA
- a CDS encoding DUF1853 family protein: protein MSSLMSTTIFFEPWLQFKNPIVRHLAFCIASPNILARIPPDLEIKHTFELHSDQIWQTHYDRYEERLKQLDQHPQALIDFLAQLKSTRLGLRFENLLWFWLLDDEYHPYQLLGHSIQKIVGSVTLGELDFVILNKDTQEIEHWEVALKYYLGESNLDLAQWYGLNREDTLQRKLKHFTQRQFQFADANHHQIQRRFAIMKGQLYLPTDLNQFALPNWVNSSRRLGLWGTNIPTTDYYQLQRHEWLCPNQQASSKNVTWWTNGLYYHETPSTSFYMFRQPSLLLIRSSSSDYFL from the coding sequence ATGTCTAGCCTAATGAGTACGACTATTTTTTTTGAACCTTGGTTGCAGTTTAAGAATCCTATAGTACGTCATTTGGCTTTTTGCATCGCGAGTCCAAATATTCTAGCTCGAATCCCGCCAGATTTAGAGATAAAGCATACTTTTGAGCTCCATTCTGATCAAATCTGGCAAACTCATTATGATCGCTATGAAGAACGCTTAAAACAACTTGATCAACATCCGCAAGCCCTTATTGATTTTCTTGCTCAACTCAAAAGTACTCGCCTTGGGCTACGATTCGAGAACTTACTTTGGTTTTGGTTATTAGATGATGAGTATCACCCCTATCAACTTTTAGGTCATAGCATTCAAAAAATTGTAGGATCGGTTACGCTAGGTGAACTAGATTTCGTCATTTTAAATAAAGACACGCAAGAAATCGAACACTGGGAAGTTGCGCTAAAGTATTACCTAGGTGAAAGTAACTTAGACTTAGCGCAATGGTATGGGCTAAATCGAGAAGACACATTACAAAGAAAATTGAAGCATTTCACTCAACGTCAATTTCAGTTTGCGGATGCAAATCATCATCAGATTCAACGAAGATTTGCGATTATGAAAGGGCAATTATATTTACCGACTGATTTGAATCAGTTTGCACTCCCCAACTGGGTCAACTCGTCCCGACGTTTGGGATTATGGGGAACTAATATTCCCACAACAGATTACTATCAATTACAACGTCATGAATGGTTATGTCCTAATCAGCAAGCATCCTCAAAAAATGTAACTTGGTGGACAAATGGTCTTTATTATCATGAAACACCTAGCACCTCATTTTATATGTTTCGCCAACCGTCTTTATTATTGATTAGATCTTCTTCATCAGATTATTTTTTATAA
- a CDS encoding entericidin A/B family lipoprotein, whose product MMKKILVASIMTAFVLTGCNTFKGFGQDVSKAGDKVTQTAEKTQDKM is encoded by the coding sequence ATGATGAAAAAAATCTTAGTGGCTTCAATCATGACTGCTTTTGTTTTAACTGGTTGTAATACATTTAAGGGTTTTGGGCAGGATGTATCTAAAGCGGGTGACAAAGTTACTCAAACTGCTGAAAAAACTCAGGATAAAATGTAA
- the yccS gene encoding YccS family putative transporter: MNPWLARLKQTTYNTTLMYNVRMLIAFAGTAFVPYLFNFQLATIPLTLGVVAAAISDIDDRFSVRIQNQIYTYIGFFITAASVQLLFPYPIIFAVGLIVSCIGWILLGSLGRRYATIAYGCLVISVYTMLGVHLFEQWYLQPAFLVLGAAWYGLLSTISFLLFPVRKVQDQLYASYNALGSFLFAKSNLFDVDMTPSSYQQSMIDIALENGKLVAIFNDMRMSLLTRLKGDRGQKDTRRSLQYYFVAQDIHERADSAHIDYQKLAKVFQHSDILFRFQRILTIQGKACQDLAQSILSRTPYVHNKRFKHSFENLRVSLEKLREDGLYDQVRINALFALYQNLKSIDAQLQNLETERNLKLINAQQAENQLKDDDLKGWNDILVRVKQHLTPESVLFRHAVRLSIVLFIGYVFIQVTHIAYGYWILLTALFVCQPNFNATKRRLYLRIVGTLIGIIVGLTIIYFIPSVEGQLVMLVLSGVLFLELRSKQYAQATAFITILALINFNLDGSAFAAGFPRFIDTLIGCALAWFGVSFIWPDWKFRRLPRSIQRSLQAQCTYLAEVIEQYHQGRNNALNYRVVRRAAHNTDAEVASLISTLATEPNIESTQKTLAFEFLCLSHTFLSYIAALGAHREQVQDQEVLALLDQALDDIQGALLRDEVPDLSAQNMMQTIREHLNRNDESNQKSLIILQQLSLMLSILTRLSMLKQSLSHESNEDGTEFASL; the protein is encoded by the coding sequence TTGAATCCTTGGCTCGCACGTTTAAAACAAACCACCTATAACACCACGTTAATGTATAACGTGCGCATGCTGATTGCTTTCGCAGGAACAGCATTCGTTCCTTATCTTTTTAATTTTCAACTTGCGACGATTCCACTGACTTTAGGCGTTGTTGCGGCAGCAATTAGTGATATTGATGATCGCTTTTCTGTCCGTATTCAGAATCAGATTTATACCTATATTGGATTTTTTATCACAGCTGCATCGGTTCAATTGTTATTCCCCTACCCAATTATTTTTGCAGTTGGATTAATTGTTTCATGTATTGGATGGATTTTATTAGGCTCTTTGGGGCGGCGTTATGCGACCATCGCTTACGGATGTTTAGTGATTTCTGTCTATACCATGCTCGGTGTACACTTATTTGAACAATGGTATTTACAACCAGCATTCTTAGTTTTGGGAGCCGCTTGGTATGGATTACTTTCAACAATCAGTTTCTTGCTGTTCCCTGTACGAAAAGTACAAGACCAACTTTATGCATCCTATAATGCTTTAGGTAGTTTTTTATTTGCTAAATCAAACTTATTTGATGTGGACATGACTCCATCCAGTTATCAACAAAGTATGATTGATATTGCATTAGAAAATGGCAAATTGGTGGCGATTTTTAATGATATGCGAATGTCACTGTTAACCCGCTTAAAAGGTGACCGCGGTCAGAAAGATACACGTCGCAGTCTACAATACTATTTCGTTGCACAAGATATTCATGAACGTGCAGACTCCGCACATATTGATTATCAAAAGCTAGCGAAAGTATTTCAACACAGTGATATCTTATTTCGTTTTCAACGCATTCTCACGATTCAGGGTAAAGCCTGTCAGGATTTAGCCCAATCAATTTTAAGCCGTACCCCTTATGTGCATAACAAACGCTTTAAACACAGCTTTGAAAATTTAAGAGTTTCCTTAGAAAAATTAAGAGAAGATGGACTTTATGATCAAGTTCGCATCAATGCATTATTTGCACTCTATCAAAATCTTAAATCGATTGATGCACAATTACAGAATTTAGAAACGGAAAGAAATCTGAAATTAATCAATGCACAACAAGCAGAAAATCAACTAAAAGACGATGATCTAAAAGGTTGGAATGATATTCTAGTCCGTGTTAAACAACATTTAACCCCTGAGTCTGTGTTATTTCGCCATGCGGTTAGACTTTCAATCGTGTTGTTTATTGGTTATGTCTTTATTCAAGTAACCCACATTGCTTACGGTTACTGGATTTTGCTCACAGCATTGTTTGTTTGCCAACCTAACTTTAATGCTACCAAACGCCGCTTATATTTGCGAATTGTTGGAACCCTAATCGGTATTATCGTGGGGCTAACCATCATCTATTTTATTCCTTCGGTTGAAGGGCAACTGGTGATGTTAGTTCTTAGTGGCGTATTATTTTTAGAACTTCGAAGTAAACAGTATGCTCAAGCAACAGCTTTTATTACGATTCTCGCTTTAATTAACTTTAATCTAGATGGTTCTGCATTTGCGGCAGGTTTCCCACGCTTTATTGATACCTTGATCGGCTGTGCCTTGGCGTGGTTTGGGGTCAGTTTCATTTGGCCAGATTGGAAATTCCGCAGGCTACCTCGCTCGATCCAACGTTCTTTACAAGCCCAATGTACCTACTTAGCAGAAGTAATTGAGCAATATCACCAAGGTCGTAATAATGCATTAAATTATCGTGTAGTTCGGCGTGCTGCGCACAATACTGATGCAGAAGTTGCTTCTCTTATTTCCACGCTTGCCACAGAACCCAATATTGAATCTACTCAGAAAACTTTGGCTTTTGAGTTTCTATGCTTAAGTCACACTTTTTTAAGTTATATCGCTGCACTTGGAGCTCATCGCGAACAAGTTCAAGATCAAGAGGTTCTAGCCCTGCTGGATCAAGCATTAGATGATATTCAAGGTGCTCTGCTTAGAGATGAAGTCCCTGATTTATCTGCACAAAATATGATGCAAACCATACGTGAGCATTTAAATCGCAATGATGAAAGCAATCAAAAATCTCTGATTATTTTACAGCAGCTTTCACTTATGCTTAGCATATTAACCCGTTTAAGTATGCTCAAACAAAGTCTCAGTCACGAATCGAACGAAGATGGCACTGAGTTTGCTTCTCTTTAA
- a CDS encoding nitroreductase has protein sequence MNMEQIRYVDDAITARHSVRAFLDTPVATETIKDILNVAARAPSGTNTQPWKVYVVTGQKRAEMIERVCAAQQALFQQPELAEQYQETFAYYPETWISPFIDRRRENGWGLYGLLGIQKGEKEKMAAQQLRNYQLFDAPVALYFTVNKAMGIGSKMDISMMIQNVMIAAKARGLDTCPQAAWNHFHPIVLEVLDAPEDEELVCTVALGYADPNHIVNTFITPREPVENFTVFLDQ, from the coding sequence ATGAACATGGAACAAATCCGTTATGTGGATGATGCGATTACAGCCCGTCATTCTGTACGTGCATTTTTAGATACACCTGTTGCAACAGAGACAATCAAGGATATTTTAAATGTTGCCGCTCGTGCGCCATCAGGTACAAACACTCAACCATGGAAAGTTTATGTGGTGACAGGCCAAAAACGCGCCGAGATGATTGAGCGAGTTTGTGCTGCTCAACAAGCACTTTTTCAACAACCAGAACTCGCTGAACAATATCAAGAAACTTTCGCCTACTACCCTGAAACATGGATTTCACCATTTATTGATCGTCGTCGTGAAAATGGTTGGGGACTGTATGGTTTGCTAGGTATTCAAAAAGGCGAAAAAGAAAAAATGGCGGCGCAACAATTGCGTAACTATCAATTGTTTGATGCGCCTGTCGCACTTTATTTTACAGTCAATAAAGCAATGGGAATTGGTTCAAAAATGGATATTTCCATGATGATCCAAAATGTAATGATTGCCGCAAAAGCACGTGGCTTAGATACGTGCCCACAAGCCGCATGGAATCATTTTCATCCCATCGTTTTAGAGGTATTAGATGCCCCAGAAGATGAAGAATTAGTATGTACCGTTGCCTTAGGTTATGCTGATCCTAATCATATCGTAAATACCTTCATTACTCCCCGCGAACCCGTTGAAAACTTTACAGTATTTTTAGACCAGTAA
- a CDS encoding YdcF family protein: MQISSWVRLVLALIGSILFLDGAILIAFKKIHIGTVLPLLLGLFFCLYAYFYYHIERFFFYHFRLHSIWRFGWLCFWIWVVSLGYFFNYISDNNTKTQNIPTVKAIIVLGSGVENGQPSATLAKRLDRAAPVALAQPHAKLVMTGGIDFGETDSEAIVMSRYVQQHYHIPASQIILEDKSTSTELNLRNSQHLLQTQQIDIHQPIAIVTSDFHTLRAAAIAKKQGYRNIIMLGATTPVTTRYNAWLREYFAYASGWLLNEY; the protein is encoded by the coding sequence ATGCAAATAAGTTCATGGGTTCGTCTTGTTTTAGCCCTTATCGGTTCAATTCTGTTCTTAGATGGCGCTATTCTAATCGCCTTTAAAAAGATTCATATTGGAACAGTACTACCGCTACTACTTGGGCTATTTTTTTGTCTCTATGCTTATTTCTATTATCATATCGAACGTTTCTTCTTCTATCATTTTCGTCTGCATTCAATTTGGCGCTTCGGCTGGTTGTGCTTTTGGATTTGGGTCGTTAGCTTAGGCTATTTCTTTAATTACATTTCAGACAATAATACCAAAACTCAAAATATCCCTACGGTTAAAGCCATTATTGTGTTAGGCAGTGGCGTTGAAAATGGACAACCTTCTGCCACATTGGCGAAACGCTTAGACCGTGCTGCCCCTGTAGCTTTAGCACAACCTCATGCCAAATTAGTCATGACAGGTGGTATTGATTTTGGTGAAACTGATAGTGAAGCGATTGTCATGTCACGTTATGTACAGCAGCACTATCATATTCCTGCCTCACAGATCATCTTGGAAGATAAAAGCACGAGTACGGAGCTGAATCTTAGAAATAGCCAACACTTATTACAGACACAACAGATTGACATCCATCAACCGATCGCGATTGTAACCAGCGATTTCCACACATTACGCGCCGCCGCGATCGCAAAGAAACAAGGCTATCGTAATATCATTATGCTTGGCGCAACGACACCAGTGACCACACGCTATAATGCATGGTTAAGAGAATACTTTGCTTATGCCAGTGGTTGGCTTCTGAATGAATATTGA
- a CDS encoding YbaN family protein, with translation MKTLFWRSLVVIFIILGIIGAILPGMPTTVFLILAAWAASKGWPEMDAWLLNHPKYGPTLRDWRENGTVPRKAKWIASIMMLMSGILMLFTNAPSLVKIFTDLTMFIVAVWLWLRPEPERG, from the coding sequence ATGAAAACATTGTTCTGGCGTAGTTTAGTTGTGATTTTTATTATTTTAGGAATCATTGGAGCAATTTTACCAGGCATGCCAACCACTGTGTTTTTAATCCTTGCAGCATGGGCTGCATCGAAAGGATGGCCTGAAATGGATGCTTGGCTCTTAAATCATCCTAAATACGGACCCACCTTACGCGATTGGCGTGAAAATGGGACAGTACCGCGTAAAGCAAAATGGATTGCAAGTATCATGATGCTAATGAGTGGTATTTTAATGCTGTTTACCAACGCACCATCCCTTGTCAAAATTTTTACAGATCTCACTATGTTTATTGTTGCTGTGTGGTTGTGGTTAAGACCCGAGCCTGAGCGAGGATAA
- a CDS encoding DUF2750 domain-containing protein yields MKNPYQRKAASKSQTTNSSSSPKDIYRQFIQNIIIQRQVIALYHDGWALCSTPSGQHALSIWQNKGLAKLLIKDNWAKYEIQEVSLWVFIEKMIPFLKENNTILSLDLTPEGNNLLVSPDTFLLDVKNFLYQIYLQRPDVFAELKLPLPRDIRLHN; encoded by the coding sequence ATGAAAAATCCATATCAACGCAAGGCTGCGTCGAAATCACAAACAACAAATTCTAGTTCCTCACCAAAAGATATTTATCGTCAATTTATTCAAAATATTATTATACAAAGGCAAGTTATTGCGCTTTATCATGATGGGTGGGCCTTATGTTCAACCCCATCTGGTCAACACGCATTATCGATTTGGCAAAATAAAGGTTTGGCAAAATTATTGATTAAAGATAATTGGGCTAAATACGAGATTCAGGAAGTATCACTGTGGGTTTTCATTGAAAAGATGATTCCTTTTTTAAAAGAAAATAATACGATTCTATCTTTAGACCTTACCCCAGAGGGTAACAATCTATTGGTTTCACCTGATACTTTTTTATTGGATGTAAAAAATTTCCTTTACCAAATTTATTTACAACGACCAGATGTATTTGCTGAGTTAAAGTTACCTTTGCCTAGAGATATTCGTCTACACAATTAA
- a CDS encoding YcxB family protein: protein MTAKTLYAYTLQPVPYEVSEAEQRQAQLMIWRSTNKFSKKAWMIMIALVVLSLVSAGLIKYYSTYSTVLCWVVIIAVILFYLVKKFGLEWYVKRKMTEFPVQEIKGLRLGVQPHGIVMRQKVGLQEGTATIGWKDIYEWYNSPEFILVNFKVKTPKGEQQQGAYILPKRMDSKNFPFNTVRKHLNEVVGAPKSI from the coding sequence ATGACCGCCAAAACGCTATACGCTTATACGCTACAACCTGTTCCTTACGAAGTCTCTGAAGCTGAACAACGTCAAGCTCAACTGATGATTTGGCGTAGTACCAATAAATTCAGTAAAAAAGCATGGATGATTATGATTGCGCTTGTGGTGCTTTCATTAGTTTCAGCAGGACTGATTAAGTATTATTCAACCTACTCAACTGTATTGTGTTGGGTTGTGATCATTGCTGTGATCCTTTTTTATCTTGTGAAAAAATTTGGTCTTGAGTGGTACGTTAAACGCAAAATGACAGAATTTCCGGTTCAAGAGATTAAAGGTCTTCGTTTAGGCGTACAACCCCATGGTATCGTGATGCGCCAGAAAGTTGGATTACAAGAAGGTACTGCGACCATTGGCTGGAAAGACATTTACGAATGGTACAACTCTCCAGAGTTTATTTTAGTCAATTTCAAAGTAAAAACACCAAAAGGCGAACAACAACAAGGTGCTTACATCCTACCCAAGCGTATGGATTCTAAGAATTTCCCTTTTAACACGGTACGTAAACATTTAAATGAAGTTGTAGGCGCACCAAAGTCAATTTAA
- the elsL gene encoding cell wall-recycling L,D-carboxypeptidase ElsL: MTYTLDQADIVIDLAQQILHLPKHNKFYVISSGKNGIGEQENSGKTPRGWHQVAQKIGADLKKNTVFIARQPTGEVYNQQLAQQFPQRDWILSRILWLDGLEDGFNHGNGCDTFKRYIYIHGTPDTEPMGIPMSHGCIRMKNDEIIELFELISEQALVYISEHTLENE; encoded by the coding sequence ATGACTTATACCCTTGATCAGGCAGACATCGTCATAGATTTAGCACAACAAATTCTACATTTGCCAAAGCACAATAAATTTTATGTGATCTCTTCTGGCAAGAATGGTATTGGTGAGCAAGAGAATAGCGGTAAGACGCCAAGAGGTTGGCATCAAGTCGCACAAAAGATTGGTGCAGACCTAAAGAAAAATACGGTCTTTATTGCACGTCAGCCGACAGGGGAAGTGTATAACCAACAACTCGCACAACAATTTCCACAAAGAGATTGGATTTTGTCACGAATTTTATGGTTGGATGGTTTAGAAGATGGATTCAATCATGGAAATGGTTGCGATACATTTAAACGATATATTTATATTCATGGCACGCCTGATACAGAGCCGATGGGCATTCCGATGTCACATGGCTGTATTCGGATGAAGAATGATGAGATTATTGAGTTATTTGAGCTGATTTCTGAGCAGGCGCTGGTTTATATTTCAGAACATACTTTAGAAAATGAATGA